The Anabaena sp. WA102 genome contains a region encoding:
- a CDS encoding RDD family protein → MHLFNRIKFTTPESVEIEFTLAGIGSRALALMIDYLILAFTLVILALIWSFIFQQITDLGVSIFGSNFGLWLIAISLLSFFFIYTGYFVLFETLWQGQTPGKRIAKIRVVRDDGRPVGLQQSALRALLRPLDESLFIGAFLITFSNREKRLGDLAAGTIVIQAETVVKSSNLAISETAKSFHIQLREIADLSLLLPDDFAIIREYLRRRGGMSTKARTALSLKLTQQVQSIINLEILPGNIASDVFLEAVYLAYQNPEF, encoded by the coding sequence ATGCACCTTTTTAATCGCATTAAATTCACTACACCTGAAAGTGTAGAAATAGAATTTACCCTGGCTGGAATTGGTAGTCGGGCTTTAGCACTAATGATTGACTACCTAATTTTAGCTTTTACTTTAGTAATATTGGCGTTAATATGGTCGTTTATTTTTCAGCAAATTACTGATTTGGGAGTTAGTATTTTTGGCTCTAATTTTGGTTTGTGGTTGATAGCCATATCTCTATTAAGTTTTTTCTTTATTTACACAGGTTATTTCGTCCTTTTTGAAACTCTTTGGCAAGGACAAACACCCGGTAAAAGGATTGCTAAAATTCGTGTTGTGCGCGATGATGGTAGACCTGTGGGTTTACAACAATCAGCATTACGAGCCTTACTCCGTCCTCTTGATGAATCCTTATTTATTGGTGCTTTTTTAATTACTTTTAGTAATCGAGAAAAGCGTCTTGGTGATTTAGCTGCTGGGACAATTGTAATTCAGGCAGAAACAGTTGTGAAATCATCAAATTTAGCTATTTCTGAAACAGCTAAATCTTTCCATATTCAATTACGAGAAATAGCCGATTTATCACTTTTATTACCAGATGATTTTGCCATTATTCGAGAATATTTACGCCGACGCGGTGGAATGTCCACAAAAGCCCGGACAGCACTTTCTTTAAAACTCACCCAACAGGTTCAATCTATTATTAATTTAGAAATTCTGCCAGGAAATATTGCCTCAGATGTATTTTTAGAAGCTGTTTATCTCGCCTATCAAAACCCTGAATTTTAG
- the purD gene encoding phosphoribosylamine--glycine ligase — protein MKVLVIGNGGREHALAWKLLQSDKIEQVVCVPGNGGTATMPGCENLPLAVDDFAGISEYAVNNDIPLVIVGPEVPLAQGITDYLQNQGLMVFGPNKEGAQIEASKAWAKALMAEAGVPTAKSAVFTEAAPAKAYIQSAGAPIVIKADGLAAGKGVTVAETIAQAEAAIEAIFQGQFGSAGSSVVIEECLVGQEVSILALTDGLTIRPLLPAQDHKRVGEGDTGDNTGGMGAYAPAPIATPQLMARVQTEVLERTIHALQARGIDYRGILYAGLMISPDGDFRVLEFNCRFGDPETQVILPMLETPLEDLILACIEQRLGNMPPIAWKQGAAATVVAASGGYPGEYIKGKVITGFAAAQTVGATVFHAGTRLNAVQEVVTDGGRVLNVTGLGEDFQAALAQAYAGIKSIQFDEMYYRRDIGYRVLG, from the coding sequence GTGAAAGTTTTAGTTATCGGGAATGGGGGACGGGAACACGCTCTAGCGTGGAAACTGCTGCAATCTGATAAAATCGAGCAAGTGGTCTGTGTACCAGGTAATGGTGGTACTGCAACTATGCCCGGTTGTGAAAACTTGCCCTTAGCAGTGGATGATTTTGCTGGTATTAGCGAATATGCGGTAAATAATGATATTCCTCTAGTAATTGTTGGACCAGAAGTACCTTTAGCTCAGGGAATTACTGATTATTTGCAAAATCAAGGCTTAATGGTATTTGGTCCAAATAAGGAAGGGGCGCAAATAGAAGCAAGTAAAGCCTGGGCTAAAGCCTTAATGGCAGAAGCCGGAGTTCCCACAGCTAAATCTGCGGTATTTACAGAAGCAGCCCCAGCAAAAGCTTACATTCAATCCGCAGGTGCGCCCATTGTGATTAAAGCCGATGGTTTAGCGGCTGGAAAGGGGGTAACAGTTGCCGAAACCATTGCCCAAGCTGAAGCAGCAATTGAGGCAATTTTTCAAGGACAATTTGGATCTGCTGGTAGTTCCGTTGTCATTGAAGAATGTTTAGTCGGGCAAGAAGTATCTATTTTAGCTCTCACCGATGGTTTAACCATTCGTCCATTATTACCTGCTCAAGATCATAAGCGTGTTGGTGAAGGTGATACAGGAGACAATACCGGGGGCATGGGTGCTTATGCTCCCGCCCCAATAGCCACACCGCAGTTAATGGCACGGGTACAAACAGAAGTATTAGAAAGAACTATTCACGCCTTACAGGCTAGGGGCATTGACTACCGAGGCATTTTGTATGCGGGGTTAATGATTTCACCAGATGGGGATTTTCGGGTTTTAGAATTTAACTGTCGCTTTGGTGATCCAGAAACCCAAGTGATTTTACCAATGCTAGAAACACCTTTGGAAGATTTAATTTTGGCTTGTATAGAACAGCGGTTAGGAAATATGCCGCCGATTGCTTGGAAACAAGGGGCAGCGGCGACGGTGGTGGCTGCTTCTGGTGGTTATCCGGGAGAGTATATTAAGGGTAAGGTAATTACTGGTTTTGCCGCAGCCCAGACCGTAGGGGCGACGGTTTTTCACGCGGGGACAAGGTTAAATGCCGTCCAGGAAGTTGTGACAGATGGCGGTAGGGTGTTAAATGTCACTGGTTTGGGTGAGGATTTTCAAGCAGCTTTAGCTCAAGCCTATGCAGGTATAAAGAGCATTCAATTTGATGAAATGTATTATCGCCGAGATATTGGTTATCGGGTTTTAGGCTGA
- a CDS encoding DUF58 domain-containing protein: protein MIPSKKVYFLLIAGIFISPILSMILGIYQTIIITCLFDLTVFTFMVIDGWRMKATRVEITRELPSRLSIGRDNSVILKVKAGKIDAVIEIHDYYPQEFTVSTTTVTANINANQSQELTYTVYPNQRGEFSWGNIQVRQLGMWGLVWHDWQIPHSTQVKVYPDLVGLRSLSIRLTLQSSGSIRKTRQMGIGTEFAELRNYRSGDDLRFIDWKATARRAYGNTGPLVRVLEPEQEQTLLILLDRGRLMTAKVQGLQRFDWGLNTTLSLALAGLHRGDRVGVGVFDNKLHTWIPPERGQNHLNQLIDKLTPIQPELLESDYLGAVTHVVKQQTRRALIVIITDLVDITASSELLLALTRLAPRYLPFCVTLRDPQVDNLAHTFTEDATQSYIRAVALDLLAQRQLAFAQLKQKGVLVLDAPANQISEQLVDKYLQLKARNQL, encoded by the coding sequence ATGATTCCATCCAAAAAAGTTTATTTTTTATTAATTGCGGGAATATTTATCTCCCCAATTTTATCTATGATTCTGGGAATTTATCAAACCATAATCATAACTTGTTTATTTGATCTTACGGTTTTCACCTTCATGGTAATTGATGGTTGGAGAATGAAAGCAACCCGCGTAGAAATTACCCGCGAATTACCATCACGTTTATCTATTGGTAGAGATAATTCAGTTATTTTAAAAGTAAAAGCTGGGAAAATTGATGCAGTTATTGAAATCCACGATTATTACCCACAAGAATTTACTGTTTCTACAACCACAGTTACAGCTAATATTAATGCTAATCAAAGCCAGGAATTAACTTACACAGTTTACCCAAATCAACGAGGAGAGTTTTCTTGGGGAAATATCCAAGTCCGACAGTTGGGAATGTGGGGGTTAGTGTGGCATGATTGGCAAATTCCCCACAGTACACAGGTAAAAGTATATCCTGATTTAGTGGGATTGCGATCGCTCTCTATTCGTCTGACATTACAATCATCAGGTTCTATCCGCAAAACTCGGCAAATGGGTATAGGCACAGAATTTGCAGAATTGCGAAACTACCGCAGCGGTGACGATTTACGCTTTATTGATTGGAAAGCCACTGCTAGACGTGCCTACGGTAATACAGGACCCCTCGTTAGAGTTTTAGAACCAGAACAAGAACAAACATTATTGATATTACTAGATCGTGGCAGATTGATGACAGCCAAAGTCCAAGGTTTGCAACGATTTGATTGGGGTTTAAACACCACATTGTCCCTAGCATTAGCAGGATTGCACAGAGGCGATCGCGTTGGTGTTGGTGTATTTGACAACAAATTGCATACGTGGATACCTCCAGAACGAGGACAAAATCATCTCAACCAACTCATTGATAAACTCACCCCTATTCAACCAGAATTACTCGAATCTGATTATTTAGGTGCAGTTACCCACGTCGTCAAACAACAAACCCGCAGGGCTTTAATAGTCATCATTACCGACTTAGTTGATATCACCGCTTCCTCCGAACTTCTCCTAGCCCTCACCAGACTCGCACCCCGTTATTTACCATTTTGCGTCACCCTGCGAGATCCTCAAGTTGATAATTTAGCACATACATTTACTGAAGATGCCACACAATCCTATATTCGCGCAGTTGCTTTAGATTTATTAGCACAAAGACAACTAGCATTTGCCCAATTAAAACAAAAAGGAGTATTAGTTCTTGACGCACCAGCAAATCAAATTTCCGAACAATTAGTTGATAAATATTTACAACTTAAAGCCAGAAATCAACTGTGA
- a CDS encoding sirohydrochlorin chelatase codes for MQLNNITAYLLVSHGSRDPRPDMAMQQLARLLREILPPGENFVEVATLEANIQPLHLQIQDFAHLVQAFGCKKLQIIPLFLLPGFHVMTDIPAEIALAEQAISEGMIIELRPYIGSYPGLEKFFAGIMTTIKADVSIILAHGSRRAGSHTSVESIAATVGAVTAYWSVPPSLEVRVQELIAAGYGRIAIFPYFLFTGGITDAIALAVETLKLQFPSVSFQLAQPLGTSREFANLIENFIKEEEKVVG; via the coding sequence ATGCAACTTAACAACATTACCGCTTATCTTTTAGTATCTCATGGGAGTCGTGATCCTCGTCCAGATATGGCTATGCAGCAATTAGCTAGGCTGTTAAGAGAGATATTACCCCCAGGGGAAAATTTCGTAGAAGTTGCTACCCTAGAGGCAAATATCCAACCTTTACATCTGCAAATTCAAGATTTTGCTCATCTTGTTCAGGCTTTTGGCTGTAAAAAGCTGCAAATTATTCCCCTATTTTTGTTACCGGGATTTCATGTGATGACTGATATTCCCGCAGAAATCGCCCTGGCAGAACAGGCTATCAGTGAAGGAATGATAATAGAATTGCGTCCTTATATTGGTAGTTATCCTGGTTTAGAAAAGTTTTTCGCGGGGATAATGACTACGATTAAAGCAGATGTATCCATTATTTTAGCTCATGGTAGCCGACGGGCTGGTTCTCATACCTCTGTCGAAAGTATAGCAGCTACTGTCGGCGCAGTTACAGCCTATTGGTCTGTCCCTCCCAGTTTAGAAGTCAGAGTACAAGAATTAATCGCTGCTGGTTATGGACGAATTGCGATTTTCCCCTATTTTTTATTTACAGGTGGGATAACTGATGCGATCGCTCTGGCAGTAGAAACGCTAAAATTACAATTTCCATCAGTCAGTTTTCAACTCGCACAACCATTAGGAACAAGTCGAGAATTTGCGAATTTAATCGAGAATTTCATCAAAGAAGAGGAAAAAGTTGTTGGGTAA
- a CDS encoding stage II sporulation protein M yields the protein MNIQRWIGRREANWQRLDALLKKVEQKRLKSLRSAEIRELASLYRSVAADLARARTQQVGKTLIQSLQSLTTRAYTQIYQGSRRQEWQAAKEFYLWGFPQVVQQTLLYIAIATAMFILGGLIAWWYAWQDPSFMSLVVPERLISLVRDKGELWMGSIVGIEPLASSNIMMNNISVSFGAVAGGITAGLYTIYLLVFNGLLMGAIGALVAQNNLAYPFWAFVFPHGALELPAIFFAGGSGLLLARAILFPGKYRRRDALKFYGSLAVQLVFGIVPMLIVAGLIEGFLSPNPIVPDPIKYLFGMGLFVVLVRYCSRKKKI from the coding sequence ATGAATATTCAACGTTGGATAGGAAGACGAGAGGCTAATTGGCAGCGTTTAGATGCTTTGTTGAAGAAGGTAGAACAAAAACGCTTAAAGTCCCTGCGTTCGGCAGAAATTAGGGAACTGGCGAGTTTATATCGTTCTGTAGCAGCGGATTTAGCTAGGGCGCGGACTCAGCAAGTTGGTAAAACTTTAATTCAAAGTTTACAATCATTGACAACTCGCGCCTATACACAAATCTACCAGGGTTCGCGGCGACAGGAATGGCAAGCAGCGAAGGAATTTTACCTGTGGGGGTTTCCTCAAGTGGTGCAGCAAACGTTGCTATACATTGCCATAGCCACCGCTATGTTCATTTTGGGAGGCTTAATTGCTTGGTGGTATGCTTGGCAAGATCCGAGTTTTATGTCTTTGGTAGTACCGGAAAGGTTGATTTCTCTGGTGCGAGATAAGGGTGAATTATGGATGGGTTCGATTGTGGGGATTGAACCATTAGCTTCTAGTAATATTATGATGAATAATATTTCTGTGTCTTTTGGGGCTGTAGCTGGGGGAATTACGGCGGGTTTATATACAATTTATTTATTAGTATTCAATGGTTTGTTAATGGGCGCTATTGGTGCTTTAGTTGCTCAAAATAATCTGGCTTACCCGTTTTGGGCGTTTGTATTTCCTCATGGTGCTTTGGAATTACCTGCGATATTTTTTGCGGGAGGTTCAGGTTTGTTGCTGGCAAGGGCAATTTTATTTCCTGGTAAATATCGCCGCCGTGATGCGTTGAAATTTTACGGTTCTTTGGCTGTACAATTGGTTTTTGGGATTGTGCCGATGTTGATTGTTGCTGGTTTAATTGAGGGTTTTTTGTCTCCAAATCCGATTGTTCCAGATCCAATTAAATATTTGTTTGGGATGGGTTTGTTTGTGGTTTTGGTGAGGTATTGTAGTCGGAAGAAGAAAATATGA
- the cobA gene encoding uroporphyrinogen-III C-methyltransferase produces the protein MGKVYLVGAGPGDPGLMTLKGKGLLACADVVIYDALVSPEVLEMINPQAEQINAGKRMGRHSLLQEVTTELLIEKAENHAIVVRLKGGDPFIFGRGGEEMAELIAAGIQVEVVPGITSGIAAAAYAGIPLTHRLYSSSVTFVTGHESAGKYKPQVNWQAIAHGSETIVIYMGIHNLPYIIEQFTLAGLSLDTPIALIRWGTRPEQEELIGELGTIVKQVETKGFLAPAIAVIGAVVKMHDILSGKERKETK, from the coding sequence TTGGGTAAAGTCTATTTAGTCGGTGCAGGTCCTGGAGATCCTGGACTCATGACTCTCAAAGGAAAAGGTTTATTAGCTTGTGCAGATGTGGTTATTTATGATGCTTTGGTGAGTCCAGAAGTGCTGGAAATGATTAACCCCCAAGCCGAACAAATCAACGCGGGTAAACGCATGGGTAGACATTCACTGTTACAGGAAGTCACCACCGAATTACTCATTGAAAAAGCAGAAAATCATGCCATAGTTGTCCGCCTCAAAGGTGGTGATCCTTTTATCTTTGGTCGTGGTGGGGAAGAAATGGCGGAATTAATAGCCGCAGGTATCCAGGTAGAAGTTGTCCCCGGAATTACATCGGGAATCGCCGCTGCCGCCTATGCTGGTATTCCTTTAACCCATCGGCTTTATAGTTCTTCTGTCACTTTTGTAACTGGACATGAATCCGCTGGTAAGTATAAACCCCAGGTAAATTGGCAAGCGATAGCTCACGGTTCGGAAACTATAGTAATTTATATGGGTATTCATAATTTACCCTACATTATTGAACAATTTACCCTAGCTGGATTGAGTTTAGATACACCCATTGCCTTAATTCGCTGGGGAACTCGGCCAGAACAGGAAGAATTAATTGGTGAGTTAGGAACAATTGTCAAACAAGTGGAAACAAAAGGATTTCTTGCACCTGCAATAGCTGTAATTGGTGCAGTCGTTAAGATGCACGATATATTATCTGGTAAGGAAAGAAAGGAAACTAAATAA
- a CDS encoding cation:proton antiporter domain-containing protein produces the protein MQEDFRLIIDLVLVFAVAACGGLLAALLKQPVLLGYIIGGMVVGPSGLRLIKELIQVETLAQFGVAFLLFALGVEFSLTELRKVKAIALGGGTLQIILTILITVLVCGVTGAWGTLPAKGVFLGSILSLSSTAVVLKCLMERNETETPHGQVMLGMLVVQDLALGLMLAVLPALHAPGEVIGIAVLMALLKIGLFAAGAVVAGIWLIPPLLRLLARTESKELFLLGIVTICLGIAIFTEYLGLSIEMGAFVAGLMISEVEYADETLTIVEPLRDIFASLFFAAIGMLIDPVFLWQNLELILGLVALVFVGKFLIITPLVSLFRYPLKTSLIVGLGLAQIGEFSFVLASEGQSLGLVSRRIYLLILGTTAVTLMLTPFVLRLVPFLFDFAESMPWLKPYLVDDQARDFSEDLPQKNHIVVCGYGRLGKNLVKLLQQYQLSVVVIDQSESRIQQLREAGIAYVYGNAVSLHVLETAGVSHAQGMAIALPDPASIRLCLKRSLEVCPELDTVVRATQDKNIELLYQLGAKEVVQPEFEASLEMVNHLLITVGLLPEVVQEKMQQIRQDHYLDLRPESSAAEVSQYLQKVTRDLNRRWYDLPADSPLIGMTLEEVNMRYLTGVSLMAICRVDGEEIDYPNSQTTLLLGDRLLVVGSAEELTALIQFAEGKITIK, from the coding sequence GTGCAAGAAGATTTTCGTTTAATTATTGATTTAGTTTTGGTGTTTGCTGTTGCAGCTTGCGGTGGACTATTAGCTGCGCTGTTAAAACAACCTGTTTTGCTGGGATATATCATTGGTGGGATGGTTGTTGGTCCTTCTGGACTGCGACTGATTAAGGAACTTATCCAAGTGGAAACCTTGGCTCAGTTTGGGGTGGCGTTTTTGTTGTTTGCTTTGGGTGTGGAGTTTTCCTTAACGGAACTTAGGAAAGTTAAAGCGATCGCTCTCGGAGGTGGTACTTTACAAATTATCCTGACTATTCTCATCACTGTTTTGGTCTGTGGTGTCACTGGCGCTTGGGGAACTTTGCCCGCTAAGGGTGTATTTTTGGGTTCGATTTTGTCTCTGTCTTCCACTGCGGTGGTTCTCAAGTGCTTAATGGAACGCAATGAGACGGAAACACCTCACGGTCAGGTGATGCTGGGGATGTTGGTTGTCCAGGATTTAGCCCTGGGACTAATGTTAGCTGTCTTACCAGCCCTCCATGCACCAGGAGAGGTGATTGGCATTGCTGTGCTGATGGCATTGCTAAAGATTGGTTTATTTGCCGCTGGTGCGGTTGTAGCGGGGATTTGGTTAATTCCTCCCTTACTCAGATTATTAGCCAGAACGGAAAGTAAGGAGTTATTTTTATTAGGTATTGTCACCATCTGTTTAGGAATTGCCATATTCACAGAATACTTGGGGTTATCTATTGAAATGGGGGCATTTGTCGCTGGATTGATGATTTCTGAGGTGGAATATGCTGATGAAACTTTGACTATTGTTGAACCATTGCGGGATATATTTGCTAGTTTATTTTTTGCTGCCATTGGGATGTTGATTGATCCGGTATTTTTGTGGCAAAATCTAGAATTGATTCTCGGATTGGTGGCTTTGGTTTTTGTGGGTAAGTTTTTAATTATTACTCCTTTAGTAAGCCTGTTTCGCTATCCTTTAAAAACATCTTTAATTGTGGGGTTGGGATTAGCACAAATTGGGGAATTTTCTTTTGTTCTGGCTAGTGAAGGGCAATCTTTAGGTTTGGTGTCTCGGCGGATATATTTACTAATTTTAGGAACTACTGCCGTTACTTTAATGTTGACTCCTTTTGTCTTGCGATTAGTGCCATTTTTATTCGATTTTGCTGAATCTATGCCTTGGCTAAAACCATATTTGGTGGATGACCAAGCTCGTGATTTTTCGGAAGATTTGCCACAGAAAAATCATATCGTAGTTTGTGGTTATGGACGACTGGGTAAAAATTTGGTGAAGTTGTTACAGCAATATCAATTATCTGTGGTAGTAATTGACCAATCAGAAAGTCGGATTCAACAGTTAAGGGAAGCAGGAATTGCCTATGTTTATGGTAATGCGGTGAGTCTTCATGTCTTAGAAACTGCTGGTGTTAGTCATGCTCAAGGAATGGCGATCGCACTCCCAGATCCTGCTAGTATTCGACTATGCTTAAAACGATCTTTGGAAGTATGTCCAGAATTAGATACAGTTGTCCGTGCTACCCAAGATAAAAATATTGAGCTTCTTTATCAATTGGGGGCAAAGGAAGTTGTCCAACCAGAATTTGAAGCTAGTTTGGAAATGGTAAATCATCTCTTAATTACTGTGGGTTTGTTACCAGAAGTGGTACAAGAGAAAATGCAACAAATTCGCCAAGATCATTATTTGGATTTACGCCCTGAAAGTTCTGCTGCTGAAGTTTCTCAATATTTACAAAAAGTCACCCGTGATCTAAATCGTCGTTGGTATGACTTACCAGCAGATTCACCTTTAATTGGCATGACTTTAGAAGAAGTGAATATGCGTTATTTAACTGGGGTGAGTTTAATGGCTATTTGTCGGGTTGATGGAGAAGAAATTGATTATCCCAATAGTCAAACTACACTCCTTCTAGGCGATCGCCTATTAGTGGTAGGATCAGCAGAAGAATTAACAGCTTTAATCCAATTTGCTGAAGGTAAAATCACCATTAAGTAG
- a CDS encoding AAA family ATPase → MSETNNSVLINLGKAINQIVVGQPALIKQTLIALLAGGHIILEGVPGTGKTLLVKVLAQLIQSDFRRIQLTPDVLPSDITGTNIFDLNTRDFTLKKGPVFTEILLADEINRTPPKTQAALLEAMEEMQVTLDGESLPLPDLFWVIATQNPLEFEGTYPLPEAQLDRFLFKLVVDYPEQAAEKQMLLNRQSGFTAKRTDIANLKPVTTVIDILQARQAVKQVQVSETIVDYLLEIVRKSRQYPDLALGASPRAAGAWLQTSQAAAWLSGRNFVTPDDVKSVASPLLRHRLLLKPEAMLDGLQIDAVVAAVINQVPVPR, encoded by the coding sequence ATGAGTGAAACTAATAATTCGGTTTTAATTAACCTGGGAAAAGCAATTAATCAAATAGTTGTTGGACAACCCGCTTTGATTAAACAGACATTAATTGCTTTATTAGCAGGTGGACATATTATTTTAGAAGGAGTTCCTGGCACAGGAAAAACATTGTTAGTTAAAGTATTGGCACAATTAATCCAATCTGATTTTCGTCGTATTCAACTAACTCCAGATGTTCTCCCGTCAGATATTACAGGGACAAATATTTTTGACTTAAATACCCGCGATTTCACATTAAAAAAAGGTCCCGTTTTTACAGAAATACTTTTAGCCGATGAAATTAACCGCACTCCTCCAAAAACCCAAGCTGCACTTTTGGAAGCAATGGAAGAAATGCAAGTTACCCTCGACGGTGAAAGTTTACCATTACCTGATTTATTTTGGGTAATTGCTACCCAAAACCCTTTAGAATTTGAAGGAACTTATCCTTTACCAGAAGCACAATTAGATCGGTTTTTGTTTAAATTAGTTGTAGATTATCCAGAACAAGCAGCCGAAAAACAAATGTTATTAAATCGTCAGTCTGGATTTACTGCAAAACGTACAGATATTGCTAACTTAAAACCTGTCACTACAGTAATTGATATTTTGCAAGCTAGACAAGCTGTAAAACAAGTTCAAGTATCAGAAACAATAGTTGATTATTTATTAGAAATTGTGAGAAAATCCCGTCAATATCCTGATTTAGCTTTAGGTGCATCTCCTCGCGCTGCGGGTGCTTGGTTGCAAACTTCTCAAGCCGCAGCTTGGTTATCGGGAAGGAATTTTGTCACTCCAGATGATGTAAAATCAGTGGCTTCACCCTTATTGCGTCATCGTTTATTATTGAAACCGGAAGCAATGCTAGATGGTTTACAAATTGATGCAGTAGTTGCAGCAGTAATTAATCAAGTTCCAGTTCCTAGATAA
- a CDS encoding CAP family protein codes for MNKLLLYFALTTGTALTLGLTGIIPSQVANLMPIGSNPALAQTNIDLNVLRSNALSKHNVYRAIHRSPNMTISNSANNTAQTWAQYLAANGLLQHSAANQRNNAGENLYVYYTTAPSISSDSLANTAVQSWYDEVKAYNYNSPGFSSATGHFTQVVRKSSTQLGCGAARGTKTMNGTKFNAFYVVCHYIPAGNVQGQFPANVLKP; via the coding sequence ATGAATAAACTTCTTTTATATTTTGCATTAACAACAGGTACAGCGTTAACCCTCGGACTCACAGGAATCATTCCCTCTCAGGTGGCAAATTTAATGCCAATTGGCAGCAATCCTGCTTTAGCGCAAACAAATATTGATTTGAATGTTCTTAGAAGCAATGCTTTGTCTAAACATAACGTTTATCGAGCTATCCATCGTAGTCCCAATATGACAATTAGTAATTCTGCTAATAACACTGCTCAAACCTGGGCGCAATACTTAGCAGCCAATGGATTGCTTCAACACAGTGCAGCTAATCAGCGCAATAATGCTGGAGAAAACTTATATGTTTACTACACTACAGCCCCTTCGATAAGTTCAGACAGCCTGGCTAACACAGCAGTTCAGTCATGGTACGATGAAGTCAAAGCTTATAACTATAATAGTCCAGGTTTCTCTTCTGCTACCGGGCATTTTACCCAGGTTGTGCGGAAAAGTAGCACCCAGTTAGGTTGTGGTGCGGCAAGAGGCACTAAAACTATGAATGGGACTAAATTCAACGCTTTCTATGTGGTCTGTCATTATATACCCGCTGGTAACGTGCAAGGGCAGTTTCCCGCCAACGTTCTAAAACCGTAG
- a CDS encoding DUF975 family protein — protein sequence MSGNFGSSNPIQPLSLGSVVSAGIRLYRSHLKKYFLIALKAYAWLLVPIYGWVKFYALSALISRLAFGELVNQPESVSSGERFVNSRLWEFFVNIILMLVITLGITFGSILIGGLLIGISTELLGGLQDANPANIAIIILITLVEIIIIFTGIVWIGTRFYLVDVSLAIEDDVNGSSTINRSWELTKGNIGRIVLISLIGSLITIPIQLIIQIITSIVQLIFTPLLKEGNAGFSMIFSLLILGLTFAGLALITPFWQTVKAVIYYDLRSRREGLGLQLRDHDI from the coding sequence ATGTCTGGAAATTTTGGTTCTTCTAACCCTATTCAACCATTAAGTTTAGGTAGTGTTGTCAGTGCGGGAATACGATTGTACCGTTCCCATCTCAAAAAATATTTTCTCATAGCCCTTAAAGCTTATGCTTGGTTACTAGTTCCTATTTACGGTTGGGTGAAATTTTATGCCCTTTCAGCCCTGATTTCTCGATTAGCTTTTGGCGAATTAGTTAACCAACCAGAAAGCGTCTCATCCGGTGAGCGGTTTGTCAATTCCCGCTTATGGGAATTTTTTGTCAACATTATCCTCATGCTCGTCATTACTCTAGGAATTACATTTGGATCTATACTTATTGGTGGTTTACTAATAGGTATATCAACAGAATTACTAGGAGGATTACAGGATGCAAATCCAGCTAATATAGCTATTATCATTTTAATAACTTTGGTAGAAATAATAATCATTTTTACAGGAATTGTATGGATAGGAACTAGATTTTATTTAGTAGATGTTTCCCTAGCTATTGAGGATGATGTTAACGGTAGTTCAACGATTAATCGTAGCTGGGAATTAACCAAAGGAAATATCGGCAGAATAGTGTTAATCTCCCTAATTGGTAGTTTAATAACCATTCCCATCCAACTTATTATTCAAATCATCACTAGTATTGTTCAGTTGATTTTCACACCTTTACTAAAAGAGGGAAATGCTGGTTTTTCAATGATTTTTTCCCTGTTAATTCTTGGGCTGACTTTTGCTGGTTTAGCATTAATTACACCTTTTTGGCAAACAGTTAAAGCCGTTATTTATTATGACCTTAGAAGTCGGCGAGAAGGGTTGGGTTTACAATTACGTGATCACGATATTTAA